TTACGCCGCACATGCCCACGGAATCGCGCGCCCAGCGCTGGACCCGTTGCATCACCCAGCCACTCGGCCTCAAACGTTTCCGGTGAGAACCGACCGGTGTTGCCGACATCCGCGATCAGGTTCCAGATCTTGTCCGCGTGCGCCGCCATGTGAACCGTGGCCGAACCTTCCATGAACTGATCAAAACACATGCGTGGACCGGGTCATAGACCGCACGCGCAGCCTGTCCTCAGCGCGGAATGCTCGCCTGGATGCTGGCCCAGATGATCTCGTTGATGATTTGCTTGAGGCCCTGCGCGGGTTTCGACCAAAGTGCGATCGGGAGGCCAGAGGAAGCGCCGCACTTCGGCCATGCGTCCAATCCCTGTTCAGCCAAAACTCGGTTGGCTACCACGATTTGTTGCTCCCGGGAGGCGGCCGCCGGATTGCCGACACCGCCGAACGCGGCCCAGGTAGCAGGCTTGAATTGCAGCCCACCATATTTGCCGTTGCCGGTGTTGGCTGCCCAGTTGCCGCCGGATTCGCACTGCGCGACCGCGTCCCAATTTGGGCTTGGGAGAGCATGTGCAGCGGCGGTGGAGAGTGACATCGAGGCCGCGACCGAACCGGCCACGAGAGCGGACTTGATGAGAGGCTTAGCGACGTTGGTCATGTCCGACATGTCGCCGGGAGTGGCCGAAGCGTTACCAATTAGAGAAGCATGTGAGATCCGACGTCCATCCCGCCAAGGATTCCGCCGGCAGTCGGCAAATGGCGCGGCGGCAACCGAATCAGGCCGGTAGCGGGACCTGACAGTACGACTGCGTCGCCCTCGTCAGAGCC
The nucleotide sequence above comes from Mycobacterium decipiens. Encoded proteins:
- the rpfC gene encoding resuscitation-promoting factor RpfC — translated: MTNVAKPLIKSALVAGSVAASMSLSTAAAHALPSPNWDAVAQCESGGNWAANTGNGKYGGLQFKPATWAAFGGVGNPAAASREQQIVVANRVLAEQGLDAWPKCGASSGLPIALWSKPAQGLKQIINEIIWASIQASIPR